In Gossypium hirsutum isolate 1008001.06 chromosome D06, Gossypium_hirsutum_v2.1, whole genome shotgun sequence, one genomic interval encodes:
- the LOC107937375 gene encoding probable disease resistance protein At1g12290: MLQEISDHKSKGAFEKVAEDPPAASVVVRPVEQPVGLESTIQTLWSCIDDKDVGIIGLCGMGGVGKTTLLTKLKNMFSTPQSDFKVVIWAVVSAFYDVGKIQDTIGEHIGFPRSWENKSVEQKARDIYGILSTKRFVVLLDDIWEQVDFNEFGIPEPSQENSSKLIFTTRFLNVCDAMGAKMFWVQPLELEKAWELFQDKVGDEALNSHPDIPNLAKKVAERCHGLPLALITVGRAMACKTTLGEWNYAIETLKRHDEDELLQVEGEEFSLLKFSYHNLPNATMKCCLLYCCLYPEDYSIPKKRLVEYWFCEGLLNEYNRVSDAEMESNDIISSLLNACLLENGGEINGEECVKMHDVIRDMALWITDNSEATENNFFVRAGDQLYEEPDVKAWESVKRMSVMTNKIEVLKETPKCPNLRTLFLSQNELQVISDGFFQLMPHLTVLDLSRNLRLRVLPEGISQLVCLQCLDLSYTGISELPVGLKSLRKLKMLDLSYMHNLRKIPQHLISSFSQLQIFRMWWSGCGDYPNEENVLYGSNEKLMEELNGLQYLDILTIHKKARVV; this comes from the coding sequence ATGCTTCAAGAAATAAGTGATCATAAGAGTAAAGGAGCTTTTGAGAAAGTAGCGGAGGATCCGCCCGCAGCTTCAGTGGTAGTAAGACCTGTAGAGCAGCCGGTTGGTCTAGAATCCACAATCCAAACGTTATGGAGCTGCATCGACGACAAAGATGTGGGGATCATTGGCCTCTGTGGCATGGGGGGTGTTGGCAAGACAACACTCTTGACCAAACTCAAGAACATGTTCAGCACCCCACAGAGTGATTTTAAAGTTGTTATCTGGGCGGTGGTGTCTGCATTTTACGATGTTGGAAAGATTCAAGATACGATTGGTGAACATATTGGTTTTCCTCGATCTTGGGAGAATAAAAGTGTTGAACAGAAAGCCAGAGATATCTATGGGATCTTGAGTACCAAGAGATTTGTTGTATTATTGGATGATATATGGGAGCAGGTGGATTTTAACGAATTTGGGATACCAGAACCAAGTCAAGAAAATAGTTCCAAACTTATTTTTACTACTCGATTTTTAAACGTATGTGACGCAATGGGAGCTAAAATGTTCTGGGTGCAGCCCCTGGAACTGGAGAAGGCTTGGGAATTGTTCCAAGACAAGGTTGGAGATGAAGCTCTTAACAGCCATCCAGATATTCCAAACCTAGCTAAAAAAGTAGCTGAAAGGTGCCATGGGCTGCCTCTTGCACTAATTACAGTCGGTCGTGCCATGGCTTGCAAGACAACACTTGGGGAATGGAATTATGCAATTGAGACGTTGAAGCGACATGATGAAGATGAACTGCTACAAGTGGAAGGTGAGGAGTTTTCACTTTTAAAATTCAGTTATCATAATTTGCCTAATGCCACAATGAAATGTTGCTTGCTATATTGTTGTCTGTATCCTGAAGATTATTCTATTCCTAAAAAGAGATTAGTGGAGTATTGGTTTTGTGAAGGGCTATTGAATGAATATAATAGAGTTAGTGACGCTGAAATGGAAAGTAACGACATTATCAGTTCTCTTCTAAATGCTTGTTTATTGGAAAATGGTGGTGAAATAAATGGAGAAGAATGTGTAAAGATGCATGATGTGATCCGTGACATGGCTTTATGGATAACAGACAATTCTGAAGCAACGGAGAATAACTTTTTTGTAAGAGCAGGGGATCAGTTATATGAAGAACCAGATGTTAAGGCATGGGAAAGTGTAAAAAGAATGTCAGTGATGACAAATAAGATTGAAGTTCTCAAAGAAACGCCCAAATGCCCTAACCTTCGAACCTTGTTTCTTAGCCAAAATGAGTTGCAAGTGATCAGCGATGGTTTCTTCCAATTGATGCCTCATCTGACTGTTTTGGATTTGTCAAGAAACCTTAGATTACGAGTGCTGCCTGAGGGAATTTCACAATTGGTTTGTCTACAATGTCTTGACCTATCATATACTGGTATATCAGAGTTGCCAGTAGGGTTGAAATCGTTGAGAAAACTAAAAATGTTGGACTTGAGTTACATGCACAATCTCAGAAAAATCCCACAACATTTGATATCTAGTTTTTCGCAGTTGCAAATATTCAGAATGTGGTGGTCGGGATGCGGAGATTATCCTAATGAAGAAAATGTTTTGTACGGGAGCAATGAAAAGCTTATGGAGGAGTTGAACGGTTTGCAATATTTGGATATACTAACGATACATAAAAAAGCACGTGTTGTGTAG
- the LOC107944905 gene encoding probable disease resistance protein At1g52660, translating to MGNCFSVQCGLDSFLLRGLDFIVGHANFVWKLKQTLPTLSAALEELKARRVDVKRRVDLAERILLKPLEEVQLWLSKAETMITEAEELVSNGPQQMNNLCLGGCASKSCLSSYKFGKKVNKMLQEISDLKWEGVFEKVAEDPPPAPVVVRPEEQAVALESTIQKVWSCIVETNVGIIGLYGLGGVGKTTLLTKLNNKFSTTPNDFEVVIWALVSKDYDVEKIQDRIGENVGFPQSWKNKSVDQKAIDICGMLSNKRFVVLLDDLWKKVDLSLVGIPEPSQTKSSKLIFTTRSWDVCCYMEAKTKIKVECLEPEKAWELFQDKVGDEALNSHPDIPNLAKQVAERCGGLPLALITIGRAMACKTTLGEWNYAIEMLKRCALPQMEDDVFSLLKFSYDNLPNATMRSCFLYCCLHPEDYCIPRKRLVEYWFCEGLLIEFDRISEAQMQSDHIINSLLNACLLENGGEIHGEECVKMHDVIRDMALWITRNSEATENNFFVKAGAQLYEEPDVKAWESVKRMSVMTNKIEVLKETPKCPNLRTLFLSQNELQVISDGFFQFMPHLTVLDLSRNLRLRVLPEGISQLVCLECLDLSFTGISELPKGLKSLRKLKMLDLSYMHNLRKIPQHLISSFSQLQIFLMWWSGCGDYPNEDNVLYGGNEKLIGELKGLQRLSILRIQKRHVWSRMGK from the coding sequence ATGGGCAATTGCTTCTCCGTACAATGTGGTTTAGACAGTTTCCTTCTTCGTGGCTTGGATTTCATTGTTGGCCATGCTAATTTTGTCTGGAAGCTTAAACAAACTCTTCCAACTTTATCTGCTGCTCTTGAAGAACTGAAGGCGCGAAGAGTTGACGTGAAACGGAGGGTTGATCTTGCAGAACGAATACTATTGAAACCATTGGAGGAAGTTCAGCTATGGCTTTCAAAAGCAGAAACTATGATAACAGAGGCGGAGGAATTGGTTTCAAATGGTCCTCAACAAATGAATAACTTATGTCTCGGCGGCTGTGCTTCTAAGAGTTGCCTGTCTAGCTACAAGTTTGGGAAAAAAGTGAACAAAATGCTTCAAGAAATAAGTGATCTTAAGTGGGAAGGAGTTTTTGAGAAAGTAGCAGAGGATCCGCCTCCAGCTCCAGTGGTAGTAAGACCTGAAGAGCAGGCGGTTGCTCTAGAATCCACAATCCAAAAGGTATGGAGTTGCATTGTAGAAACAAATGTGGGGATCATTGGTCTCTATGGCTTGGGGGGCGTTGGCAAGACAACACTCTTGACCAAACTCAACAATAAGTTCAGCACCACACCAAATGATTTTGAAGTTGTTATCTGGGCGTTGGTATCTAAAGATTACGATGTTGAAAAGATTCAAGATAGGATTGGTGAAAATGTTGGTTTTCCACAATCCTGGAAGAATAAAAGTGTTGACCAGAAAGCTATAGATATCTGTGGGATGTTGAGTAACAAGAGATTTGTTGTATTATTGGATGATTTATGGAAGAAGGTGGATTTGAGCCTAGTTGGGATACCAGAACCAAGCCAAACAAAGAGTTCCAAACTTATTTTTACTACTCGATCTTGGGACGTATGTTGCTACATGGAAGCTAAAACGAAAATCAAAGTGGAGTGCCTGGAACCAGAGAAGGCTTGGGAATTGTTCCAAGACAAGGTTGGAGATGAAGCTCTCAACAGCCATCCAGATATTCCAAACTTAGCTAAACAAGTAGCTGAAAGGTGTGGTGGGCTGCCTCTTGCACTAATTACAATCGGTCGTGCCATGGCTTGCAAGACAACACTTGGGGAATGGAATTATGCAATTGAGATGTTGAAGCGATGTGCATTGCCACAAATGGAAGATGATGTGTTTTCACTTTTAAAATTCAGTTATGATAATTTGCCTAATGCCACAATGAGAAGTTGCTTCCTATATTGTTGTCTGCATCCTGAAGATTATTGTATTCCCAGAAAGAGATTAGTAGAATATTGGTTTTGTGAAGGGCTATTGATTGAATTTGATAGAATTAGTGAAGCTCAAATGCAAAGTGACCACATTATCAACTCTCTTCTGAATGCTTGTTTATTGGAAAATGGTGGTGAAATACATGGGGAAGAATGTGTAAAGATGCATGATGTGATCCGTGACATGGCCTTATGGATTACACGCAATTCTGAAGCAACAGAGAATAACTTTTTTGTAAAAGCAGGGGCTCAGTTATATGAAGAACCAGATGTTAAGGCATGGGAAAGTGTAAAAAGAATGTCAGTGATGACAAATAAGATTGAAGTTCTCAAAGAAACGCCCAAATGCCCTAACCTTCGAACCTTGTTTCTTAGCCAAAATGAGTTGCAAGTGATCAGCGATGGTTTCTTCCAATTTATGCCTCATCTGACTGTTTTGGATTTGTCAAGAAACCTTAGATTACGAGTGCTGCCTGAGGGAATTTCACAATTGGTTTGTCTAGAATGTCTTGACCTATCATTTACTGGTATATCAGAGTTGCCAAAAGGGTTGAAATCGTTGAGAAAACTAAAAATGCTGGACTTGAGTTACATGCACAATCTCAGAAAAATCCCACAACATTTGATATCTAGTTTTTCGCAGTTGCAAATATTCCTAATGTGGTGGTCGGGATGCGGAGATTATCCTAATGAAGACAATGTTTTGTATGGTGGCAATGAAAAGCTTATAGGGGAGTTGAAAGGTTTGCAACGTTTGAGTATACTAAGGATACAGAAAAGGCATGTTTGGTCTAGAATGGGAAAATGA
- the LOC107937366 gene encoding LOW QUALITY PROTEIN: putative pentatricopeptide repeat-containing protein At3g15930 (The sequence of the model RefSeq protein was modified relative to this genomic sequence to represent the inferred CDS: inserted 1 base in 1 codon): MASRSLAHFTHHLDPPFSLIEFSKSMDQLKQIHSQAIASGLIETPIFLNKVISFCCMNKFGDMDHALKLFDQIPEPKTVFLWNTMIKGYSRIHSPKHGISMYLNMLRQNVKPDNYTFPFLFKGFDRNVGFSCGKELHCHVVKFGFGSNVFVQNALIHIYSLCGQMKMARWVFDISCKTDVITWNVIITGYNKTKQYNETSKLFDEMVKNGVVPSSVTLVSLLSACSKLRDLKIGELVHEYIGKCEIKPNLILENALMDMYSACGEMDVAIGIFDRMKTRDVISWTTIVSGFINKGEIDLARTYFDQMPEKDYVSWTAMIDGYIRVNCFKEALILFREMQASNIQPDEYTMVSILTACAHLGALQLGEWIKAYIDRNKVKNDVFVGNALIDMYFKCGSVAKAKRVFFEMPRRDKFTWTAMIIGLAINGHGEEALSMFFEMLRASIKPDEITYIGVLCACSHAGLVNEGRKFFASMTAEHGVEPNVAHYGCMVDLLGRAGHLQQACEVIKNMPMKPNEIIWGALLGACRVHKDVGIAKMAAKNILELDPQNGAVYVLLCNIYAYCKKWDSLHELRESMMHRGIRKTPGCSLIEMNGVVHEFVAGDRTHPRSKEIYLKLDNMTRDLKLSGYSPDTSEVFLDIGEEXYQHSKRLVLASGLSSSEPGVTLRSVKNLRMLSLETELDSIISGSNHVHVKIIG; this comes from the exons ATGGCTTCTAGATCGCTTGCCCACTTCACCCATCACCTTGACCCACCATTCTCTCTTATAGAATTCAGCAAATCCATGGACCAACTCAAACAAATCCACAGCCAAGCCATAGCTTCAGGCCTAATAGAAACACCCATTTTCCTAAACAAGGTTATTTCCTTTTGTTGTATGAATAAATTCGGTGACATGGACCATGCACTCAAACTGTTCGATCAAATTCCTGAACCGAAAACCGTCTTCCTTTGGAACACAATGATCAAAGGTTACTCTAGGATTCATTCTCCAAAGCATGGGATTTCGATGTATTTAAACATGTTAAGACAGAATGTTAAGCCTGATAATTACACCTTCCCTTTCCTCTTCAAGGGTTTTGACAGAAATGTTGGGTTTTCATGTGGGAAAGAGTTGCATTGTCATGTGGTGAAATTTGGGTTTGGTTCCAATGTTTTTGTGCAAAATGCACTGATCCATATTTACTCCCTGTGTGGACAAATGAAAATGGCACGTTGGGTTTTCGATATTAGTTGTAAAACTGACGTGATTACTTGGAATGTGATTATAACAGGATATAATAAAACGAAGCAATATAATGAAACGAGTAAGCTTTTCGATGAGATGGTGAAGAATGGGGTGGTTCCTTCTTCGGTTACATTGGTTTCTTTGCTGTCAGCTTGTTCTAAATTGAGAGATTTGAAGATCGGTGAGCTGGTTCACGAGTATATCGGAAAATGTGAGATAAAGCCGAATTTGATTCTGGAAAATGCTTTGATGGATATGTATTCAGCTTGTGGAGAAATGGATGTAGCAATTGGGATATTTGATAGGATGAAAACAAGGGATGTGATTTCATGGACTACTATAGTCTCGGGGTTTATAAACAAGGGAGAGATTGATTTGGCAAGAACTTATTTTGATCAAATGCCTGAAAAAGATTATGTTTCATGGACTGCAATGATTGATGGGTATATTAGAGTGAACTGCTTTAAAGAGGCATTGATATTGTTCCGTGAGATGCAAGCTTCGAATATACAACCGGACGAGTACACCATGGTGAGTATTCTTACAGCTTGTGCTCATCTTGGGGCATTACAATTAGGAGAATGGATAAAGGCTTATATTGATAGAAACAAAGTCAAGAATGATGTCTTTGTTGGAAATGCTTTGATCGACATGTATTTCAAATGCGGAAGCGTTGCGAAAGCTAAACGAGTATTCTTTGAAATGCCTCGGAGGGACAAATTTACATGGACAGCCATGATTATTGGTCTTGCTATTAATGGCCATGGAGAAGAAGCTCTTAGCATGTTCTTTGAAATGCTAAGAGCTTCAATAAAACCAGATGAGATAACTTATATCGGTGTTCTTTGTGCCTGTAGTCATGCCGGTTTGGTAAACGAAGGACGAAAGTTCTTTGCTAGCATGACTGCAGAACATGGGGTCGAACCGAATGTAGCCCACTATGGGTGTATGGTTGATCTTCTAGGCCGAGCCGGACACTTACAACAAGCTTGTGAAGTTATAAAGAATATGCCAATGAAACCGAATGAGATCATTTGGGGAGCTCTTCTTGGTGCTTGTAGAGTACATAAAGATGTCGGAATTGCCAAAATGGCAGCTAAAAATATTCTCGAATTAGACCCCCAAAACGGGGCTGTTTATGTTCTGCTGtgtaatatatatgcatattgcAAAAAATGGGATAGTCTACATGAGCTAAGGGAGTCAATGATGCATAGAGGAATCAGGAAGACCCCAGGCTGCAGTTTGATTGAGATGAATGGAGTTGTTCACGAATTTGTGGCCGGCGACCGGACACATCCTCGATCAAAAGAAATATACTTGAAGTTAGATAATATGACAAGGGACTTAAAACTTTCAGGGTATTCCCCGGACACTTCCGAGGTGTTCCTTGACATAGGAGAGG GATACCAGCATAGCAAAAGGTTGGTGTTGGCTTCCGGGTTGAGTAGTTCGGAACCTGGGGTTACCTTAAGGTCTGTGAAGAACCTTAGAATGTTATCGTTAGAGACCGAACTCGATTCAATCATTTCAGGCTCGAATCATGTTCATGTAAAGATTATTGGTTAG